In the Manis javanica isolate MJ-LG chromosome 14, MJ_LKY, whole genome shotgun sequence genome, one interval contains:
- the FTMT gene encoding ferritin, mitochondrial yields MLSCFLFLSKPVSPSLVSLCRARPGFVLTPCWIPGRLWGPQPAAPRRLLATATSSGDPVGPNSQVRQNFHRDSEAAINRQINLELCASYAYLSMAYYFSRDDVALNNFARYFLRLSREETEHAEKLMWLQNQRGGRICLQDIKKPNQDDWGSGLNAMECALLLEKDVNQSLLELHTLASDKGDPHLCDFLETHYLNEQVKSIKELGDHVHNLIKMGAPNCGLAEYLFDKHTLGNENNQN; encoded by the coding sequence ATGCTGTCCTGTTTCCTGTTCCTCTCCAAGCCCGTCAGCCCCTCGCTGGTGTCCCTGTGCCGCGCACGCCCGGGCTTTGTGCTCACGCCGTGCTGGATCCCTGGGCGTCTCTGGGGTCCCCAGCCTGCCGCCCCCCGCCGCCTGCTGGCCACAGCCACCTCTTCCGGGGACCCAGTTGGGCCCAACTCCCAGGTGCGACAGAACTTCCACCGCGACTCTGAGGCCGCCATCAACCGCCAGATCAACCTCGAGCTTTGTGCATCCTACGCGTACCTGTCAATGGCTTATTACTTCTCCCGAGATGACGTGGCCTTGAACAACTTTGCCAGGTATTTCCTTCGCCTGTCCAGGGAGGAGACGGAGCACGCAGAGAAACTCATGTGGCTGCAGAACCAGCGGGGAGGCCGAATCTGCTTGCAGGACATCAAGAAGCCCAACCAGGACGACTGGGGAAGCGGGCTGAATGCCATGGAGTGTGCGCTGCTCTTGGAAAAAGATGTGAACCAGTCATTGCTGGAATTGCACACTCTGGCCTCAGACAAAGGTGACCCCCATTTGTGTGACTTCCTGGAAACCCACTATCTGAATGAGCAGGTGAAGTCTATCAAAGAACTAGGGGACCATGTGCACAACTTGATTAAGATGGGGGCCCCAAATTGTGGCCTGGCAGAGTACCTTTTTGACAAACATACtcttggaaatgaaaataatcagaaCTAA